In Hydractinia symbiolongicarpus strain clone_291-10 chromosome 13, HSymV2.1, whole genome shotgun sequence, a single genomic region encodes these proteins:
- the LOC130623781 gene encoding putative ascorbate peroxidase yields MNKVLLLILLVAFASALPTVDDLLQVKAHVKSFFDQNRDVNFIAGIVRLMFHDCVGPGFCDGCIDYQNPDNAGLARYTTPLNALFDANFAGKMSRADFYAISSIVAIEEATAGAPDGERIIVQDFKLGRRDCSSSPNEDKAGKFPAGKFNLEEMLAFFKKAFDFNADQVTALLGAHSLGRARVENSGYEGPWVRGRDATRILDNRYYQLMIQMVRWDQMPITFRGTTKFQWQKPGTVVNSPNIDERDQRSMFLNVDMALAWAFVGEKASCVICRDRLRNRTGCCVHSSTHDTARRYSQDNALFIRDFKDVFMQMINKNTAELTEVEIPTTLPPSPQPVVRPRRGGSGKSGSGKGGSRIGGRGGGGGRNRGDTKGNEVPREKRAMNILKEVESTLDRIRENLN; encoded by the coding sequence ATGAACAAGGTGCTGTTGTTAATTCTTTTGGTGGCGTTTGCATCAGCGCTGCCAACAGTGGATGATCTTTTGCAAGTGAAAGCCCATGTTAAAAGTTTCTTCGACCAAAATCGAGATGTCAACTTCATTGCTGGCATTGTGCGGCTAATGTTTCACGACTGTGTTGGACCAGGTTTCTGTGATGGATGTATTGATTACCAAAATCCTGACAACGCTGGATTGGCAAGGTACACAACACCATTAAATGCTTTGTTTGATGCAAATTTTGCTGGTAAAATGTCTCGAGCTGATTTCTATGCCATTTCGTCCATCGTGGCCATAGAGGAAGCTACTGCTGGAGCTCCTGATGGAGAAAGAATTATTGTTCAGGACTTTAAGTTAGGACGAAGAGATTGCTCTTCTTCACCAAATGAAGACAAAGCTGGAAAATTTCCTGCAGGTAAATTCAACCTGGAGGAAATGCTGGCATTTTTTAAGAAAGCCTTTGATTTTAATGCTGACCAAGTGACAGCATTGTTGGGTGCACATTCGTTAGGCCGTGCACGGGTGGAAAATTCTGGATATGAAGGTCCATGGGTCAGGGGTCGAGATGCTACCAGAATTTTAGACAATCGCTACTATCAACTGATGATTCAAATGGTCAGATGGGACCAAATGCCGATAACCTTTAGAGGTACAACAAAATTTCAATGGCAAAAACCTGGCACTGTGGTTAATAGTCCTAATATTGATGAGAGAGATCaaagaagtatgtttttaaacgTCGACATGGCTTTAGCTTGGGCGTTCGTTGGAGAAAAAGCTTCGTGTGTTATTTGCCGAGATAGACTTCGCAATAGAACTGGATGTTGTGTTCACTCGAGCACGCACGACACTGCTCGAAGATACTCGCAAGATAACGCCCTTTTTATACGTGATTTTAAGGATGTCTTTATGCAGATGATCAACAAAAATACAGCTGAACTGACGGAAGTTGAAATACCAACAACTTTACCACCTTCTCCGCAGCCCGTAGTGCGCCCTAGAAGAGGTGGTAGTGGAAAAAGCGGTAGTGGAAAAGGCGGTAGTAGAATTGGTGGTAGAGGGGGCGGCGGCGGACGAAACAGAGGTGATACTAAGGGAAATGAAGTACCACGTGAGAAACGTGCGATGAATATTTTGAAAGAGGTTGAAAGCACACTGGACCGTATTCGTGAAAATCTTAATTGA
- the LOC130623369 gene encoding trafficking protein particle complex subunit 11-like yields the protein MASACEFPEELVSNPLGYVALTGLDVQHNAMHRSIWDTFTVNRRQDKVLNIKLLPGDADFPKRRQKQRTSYEFYIPKGILKTNWINKHLNLLPALVVVFFDLDWNDPQWREKQTECASRVAVVRSSLFGRNTKIAVVLIQKNIPLPPGEDPQAVQRAEALCQACELASKSLFVLPFSDHLQGYVTRLEGAFYDIAQTHYSNEARVVKQHKDLLNKSQHQLLFSRHQFKVAFYNELRQDSHAALKHYKQAYQHILEHRLTDVNNLEVKIVAGFVNYKICRISFQLNAPLDAISQFRKHIDYFKSKIGCNELAFEHSAWMAKQFSLFGDLFQEAIKNGLQAIQTQHPGFYYQQAANHSMMRMKHCRNLCRFSEPVHPDPMEDINNLEFFGQRPWRQGCQANEAPDPSMEQAGILSLQALELKVEHFWIVIPLLSSAVAQFREYKSVRMKLFLMVQMGEEYFEAKDYEKALTLLHRVTPFYRGERWWDLLRSVLRTAIRCSYLTVAIQDYVTSCLELIGNYCSVKIDEKTRLQTNLLRIVKKTPPDPENNCSIESVEKAKELWKIAFADGQEQKVYTVDMENLTSFIECRVSFDQDAFRLDEVASVTVYIRSVAAYPIRFSELGLQFSNQVYNSSCIKTDTCEALSTPSDVVDGPDLFLEPYKTTVHTFKFILAPADVHKKLEVKQVYLKLGQNIILRWKGAGLDANVSPSYDSSNYGGERIPVKHGKDGDILWDSVTISPFTDVVPRPAEVSLEIVHDQPCIVDEFYKFNVNIHNKESVMVTNTRLLVKIVTEEGATHNATLYLDEADGGDRQAGLNQVGFDLENVESNSQITKTIYLKSSELGAKTVSFEVSYNMGVVVGEERTMVDCVCSKEEILTIETQMPFSISVKVANMKFQQINQIHTDEPFTLVTYVKCTSPWPVDIISSEFLLSSEYKSADEKLVSQIKGLKLKQGDVAGECQCLLAPSKQNEHFVTDPTESVRSVQIGQYLIQWRRTSGGTPVYTKVNLPVGHIQFVPFYIKTDIPSHGCVQEAMLFQYTICNRTSLVQEVEAAIQPSDAFMLAGTTQMQFRVLPHGEHTLSYSMFPLFPGELPLPKLHINLPHLYNLNSNALAQQMLTTHVYIKPKPTSSSPHTQEIQVQ from the exons atggcgtCCGCCTGTGAGTTTCCAGAGGAATTGGTTTCAAATCCTCTTGGATATGTTGCCCTTACTGGACTTGATGTTCAACATAATGCTATGCACAGGTCTATATGGGATACTTTTACTGTTAACAGGAGGCAAGACAAAGTTCTTAACATCAAATTACTTCCTGGGGATGCAGATTTTCCCAAAAGAAGACAAAAACAG cgAACATCTTATGAGTTCTACATCCCAAAAGGCATTCTGAAGACAAACTGGataaacaaacatttaaacTTGTTACCTGCCCTTGTCGTTGTTTTCTTTGATTTGGACTGGAATGATCCGCAGTGGAGAGAAAAACAAACGGAATGTGCCTCTAGGGTTGCTGTTGTAAG GTCAAGTTTGTTTGGTAGAAATACCAAAATAGCTGTCGTGCTGATTCAGAAGAATATCCCTCTACCACCAG GCGAGGACCCTCAAGCAGTTCAACGTGCAGAAGCATTGTGTCAAGCTTGCGAATTGGCATCAAAGTCTTTGTTTGTCTTACCATTCAGTGATCACCTTCAAGGATATGTGACAAG ATTAGAAGGTGCATTTTATGACATTGCTCAAACTCACTATTCTAACGAAGCGCGTGTTGTCAAACAACATAAG gatCTGTTAAACAAATCACAGCATCAG CTCTTATTTTCAAGACATCAGTTTAAAGTTGCTTTTTACAATGAACTGAGACAAGATTCACATGCTGCACTGAA gcATTACAAGCAAGCCTATCAGCACATATTGGAACATAGACTGACTGATGTCAACAACTTGGAAGTGAAAATTGTGGCTGGCTTTGTTAATTATAAG ATATGTCGTATCTCCTTCCAGTTAAATGCACCACTCGATGCAATCTCACAGTTTCGCAAACATATTGActattttaaaagcaaaattggATGTAATGAACTAGCATTTGAACATTCTGCATGGATGGCTAAACA ATTTAGTTTATTTGGTGATTTATTTCAAGAAGCGATAAAGAATGGCTTGCAAGCAATACAG ACTCAACATCCTGGTTTCTATTATCAGCAAGCTGCAAATCATTCAATGATGAGAATGAAACACTGTAGAAATTTGTGTCGA TTTTCTGAACCAGTGCACCCAGATCCAATGGAAGACATAAATAATTTGGAATTTTTTGGACAGAGACCTTGGAGACAAGGCTGTCAAG ccaACGAAGCACCTGACCCTTCAATGGAACAGGCTGGCATTTTATCTCTGCAAGCTCTAGAATTAAAAGTGGAACATTTT tggaTTGTCATCCCGTTGTTAAGCAGTGCTGTTGCTCAGTTCCGAGAATATAAATCTGTCAGGATGAAACTGTTTTTAA TGGTGCAAATGGGTGAAGAGTATTTTGAAGCAAAAGATTATGAGAAAGCATTAAC CCTTCTACACCGTGTTACACCTTTTTATCGTGGTGAAAGATGGTGGGACCTTTTAAGAAGTGTTTTACGTACTGCTATAAG ATGTTCCTATCTTACAGTCGCCATTCAAGATTATGTAACATCATGTTTGGAGCTAATTGGAAATT ATTGTTCAgtgaaaattgatgaaaagaCGAGACTCCAAACAAACTTGCTACGAATTgttaag aaAACGCCTCCCGATCCAGAAAATAATTGCAGTATTGAGTCTGTTGAAAAAGCGAAAGAGTTGTGGAAGATAGCGTTTGCAGATGGACAAGAACAAAAGGTTTACACAGTAGATATGGAGAATCTTACCTCATTTA TTGAATGCCGTGTGTCGTTTGACCAGGATGCTTTTCGTTTGGATGAAGTTGCATCTGTGACTGTTTATATTAG GTCTGTAGCTGCTTATCCTATACGATTCTCTGAGCTTGGATTGCAATTTAGCAATCAA GTATACAATTCATCCTGCATAAAAACAGACACCTGTGAAGCTCTATCAACGCCGTCTGATGTGGTTGATGGTCCAGACCTGTTCTTGGAGCCTTACAAGACTACTGTGCAtacctttaaatttattttggcaCCCGCTGATGTTCATAAAAAACTTGAA gtaaaacaagtttatttaaaGCTTGGCCAAAATATTATCCTTCGATGGAAAGGTGCTGGTCTCGATGCAAATGTCAGTCCATCCTATGATTCTTCCAACTACGGAGGAGAACGGATTCCTGTCAAACATGGAAAAGATGGGGATATTTTGTGGGATTCGGTAACGATATCTCCTTTTACAGA TGTTGTACCTCGGCCAGCCGAAGTGTCTTTGGAAATCGTCCATGACCAACCGTGCATCGTAGACGAGTTTTACAAATTCAACGTTAACATACATAATAAAGAAAGTGTGATGGTGACAAACACAAG GTTATTGGTGAAAATAGTGACGGAAGAAGGAGCAACACACAATG CTACCTTATATCTGGACGAAGCTGATGGTGGTGATAGACAAGCTGGTTTGAATCAAGTTGGATTTGATTTGGAAAATGTTGAATCTAACTCACAG ATCACGAAAACGATATATCTCAAATCCAGTGAGCTGGGAGCTAAAACAGTATCGTTTGAG GTTTCTTATAATATGGGTGTAGTTGTCGGTGAAGAAAGAACGATGGTGGACTGTGTTTGTTCCAAG GAAGAAATACTAACCATCGAGACACAAATGCCTTTCTCAATTTCCGTCAAAGTTGCTAACATGAAG tttcagcAGATCAACCAGATACACACAGATGAGCCGTTCACACTTGTCACTTATGTCAAATGTACATCACCTTGGCCTGTTGACATTATATCAAGTGAATTCTTGCTG agtTCTGAATACAAAAGCGCCGATGAAAAACTAGTTTCACAAATAAAAGGCT tgaaaTTGAAACAGGGAGATGTGGCTGGAGAATGTCAATGTCTGCTGGCGCCGAGTAAACAAAACGAACACTTTGTTACCGACCCAACTGAAAGTGTGAGAAGTGTACAGATTGGTCAATATCTGATCCAATGGAGAAG GACATCGGGAGGAACGCCAGTGTATACAAAAGTCAATCTTCCAGTTGGGCACATTCAATTTGTTCCCTTCTACATAAAAACGG ATATACCGTCACATGGTTGTGTGCAAGAAGCCATGTTGTTTCAGTACACCATTTGCAACCGAACTAGTCTAGTACAAGAAGTTGAAGCGGCAATCCAGCCTAGTGACGCATTTATGTTAGCTGGTACTACCCAA ATGCAATTTCGTGTTCTTCCACATGGCGAACACACACTATCATACAGCATGTTTCCATTGTTTCCGGGAGAATTACCACTCCCCAAACTTCACATTAATTTGCCTCACTTATACAACTTAAACAGCAACGCATTAGCTCAACAAATGCTGACAACGCACGTGTACATaaag CCGAAGCCAACATCATCTTCGCCACATACGCAGGAGATTCAAGTGCAGTAA
- the LOC130623370 gene encoding uncharacterized protein LOC130623370, with amino-acid sequence MSVRDSFMRLFRSRKYTSSDSKDHDTGDYESAYDDPDENVDSLFSKYVNWIRNHVKLLMFALLVVTSLTLAVILSILTYTYVSRSSKFDSRFVAHKDDQMNLFSHHEHRLRLPDYDEREDYDNGISGPTNFEQSPFSFRERHKLSGLNFEQSDNDESAVSHNEIFHDLDDVFENTSPDEYRVIEHGIIDKPLSRKHLKSAAIKEENGETRENSLHEFRPTPMTETKKTFLDPPDNPRPTKRGSVVNEKLASESAEPKHVPVVDAGDAPAMTLYRVQNAVKAGAVCLDGSAPAYYHRPGSGNSEKLWIIHFNGGAWCFDAKACFERSRSSLGSTKKLPPSPPIIQGINSPDPSVNPDFYDWNLVWVVYCDGASFTGNRERPLISDSGETIYLRGKRVLNAIVNDLLYNRDFKFAKAIILTGSSAGSMTAMFQADFIASKFPKTIPVRVLSDAGFFIDTAPIGGKNLGSIFKRVYELQNSSAGLNQDCVRDVGMEDGWECFLPAKTMKYVKTPTFILNSAYDIWALIYFLDIDCKFPTVNLKERRKRNIDPKLFLRSDSELDMSPLNTDADRFLFRRDVRLFKRDLTTRTERDISGFEMLPLFRQSSDRRDKVPADKPSSQNTSSNNSTKEYNTSVTTNNNNTLQNTTTQVSNHTKNSQYKLSKKKKHTGKSRFFNFIKELGEVTSSDENMNNLFHADLEAELENSTAVNNNTTSNSTAEISQIKQNTSLVTNQQISAKKSPSLAENILDSMNNTTEVENLLGIENKEIDSLDSKDKLSKQITTKSMIPTAVKFLHNESTNPFEDMNNILQGIDRLRQIKEQSRHIFETKLTGSQLNISMAVKRHHLNETGHSKIKKSRRSTSIAKEYINILRSDPPECTEKEILNAMKYRPALLHSTDSVMRMPKSGRFLVSCIDHSLSLFDETWTGLIVGGKSIQQAFGDWFYERGSKEKYNLVDCPYPCNPSCP; translated from the coding sequence ATGTCCGTGCGTGATTCCTTTATGAGGCTTTTCCGTTCACGCAAATACACAAGCTCAGATTCGAAAGACCACGATACTGGCGATTATGAGAGTGCTTACGATGATCCTGACGAAAACGTCGACTCGTTATTCTCGAAATACGTAAACTGGATTCGTAACCACGTAAAACTTTTAATGTTTGCGTTACTTGTCGTAACATCGCTAACTCTTGCTGTTATATTATCGATACTTACGTATACTTATGTTAGCCGATCGAGCAAATTCGATTCTCGTTTTGTAGCACACAAAGATGACCAAATGAACTTGTTTAGCCATCATGAACATAGACTGCGCCTTCCAGATTACGATGAGAGAGAAGATTATGATAATGGAATATCAGGCCCAACAAACTTCGAACAGAGTCCTTTTTCTTTCAGGGAGCGACATAAATTAAGTGGGTTGAATTTCGAGCAAAGCGATAATGATGAAAGTGCTGTGTCGCATAACGAGATATTTCACGACCTAGATGACGTCTTTGAAAACACGTCACCTGACGAGTATCGTGTCATAGAACACGGGATAATCGATAAACCGTTAAGCCGGAAGCACCTTAAATCGGCAGCTATCAAAGAAGAAAACGGAGAAACGCGAGAGAACAGCTTGCACGAGTTCAGACCAACACCAATGACTGAaacaaaaaagacttttttagaCCCACCAGATAACCCACGGCCTACAAAACGAGGCTCTGTTGTTAATGAAAAACTAGCTTCAGAGTCGGCAGAACCCAAACATGTTCCCGTAGTAGATGCTGGAGACGCTCCTGCAATGACTTTATATCGCGTTCAGAACGCTGTCAAAGCCGGTGCCGTTTGTTTAGATGGTTCGGCACCGGCTTATTATCATCGTCCAGGGAGTGGAAACAGTGAGAAGTTATGGATCATTCACTTTAATGGCGGTGCATGGTGTTTCGACGCAAAAGCCTGCTTTGAAAGAAGCCGAAGTTCGTTGGGCTCGACCAAGAAGCTACCGCCATCACCTCCTATTATCCAGGGTATCAACTCACCCGATCCATCCGTTAATCCCGATTTTTATGACTGGAATTTAGTTTGGGTTGTATATTGTGACGGAGCATCATTCACAGGAAATAGAGAGAGACCTCTCATCTCAGATTCTGGGGAAACGATATACCTACGAGGAAAACGTGTTTTAAATGCGATAGTAAACGACTTGTTATACAACAGAGATTTTAAATTTGCTAAGGCTATTATTCTCACTGGATCGTCCGCCGGGAGCATGACGGCTATGTTTCAAGCTGACTTCATAGCTTCCAAGTTTCCAAAGACAATTCCCGTGCGTGTTCTATCCGATGCCGGCTTTTTTATCGACACGGCGCCAATTGGCGGCAAGAATCTGGGGTCCATATTCAAAAGGGTTTATGAATTACAAAACTCCTCGGCAGGGTTAAATCAAGATTGCGTGCGAGATGTTGGCATGGAAGACGGTTGGGAATGTTTCCTACCGGCTAAAACAATGAAATACGTCAAAACACCGACGTTTATTTTAAATTCGGCGTACGATATATGGGCGttgatatattttcttgatatcGATTGCAAATTTCCAACAGTTAATCTAAAAGAACGACGAAAGAGGAACATAGATCCAAAGTTGTTTTTGCGTAGTGATTCAGAACTGGATATGAGTCCACTTAATACTGACGCTGATCGTTTTTTATTTCGTCGCGACGTTAGACTTTTTAAACGAGACTTAACTACACGAACGGAAAGAGATATATCAGGATTTGAAATGTTACCGCTCTTCCGACAAAGTTCGGATCGTCGAGATAAAGTTCCGGCAGATAAACCAAGTTCACAAAACACGTCAAGTAATAATTCAACGAAAGAATATAATACATCTGTTACGACAAACAATAATAATACTTTACAGAATACGACAACTCAAGTTAGCAATCATACAAAAAATAGTCAATATAAGTTAAGTAAAAAGAAGAAACACACCGGTAAATcacgtttttttaactttataaaagaaTTAGGTGAAGTTACATCGTCAGACGAGAATATGAACAATTTATTTCATGCCGATTTGGAGGCAGAACTTGAAAATTCAACTGCTGTTAATAACAACACAACATCGAACTCAACAGCAGAAATTtcgcaaataaaacaaaacactaGCCTGGTAACAAATCAACAAATCAGCGCGAAAAAAAGTCCTAGTCTAGCTGAAAATATTCTCGACTCGATGAACAATACCACAGAAGTAGAAAACCTTTTAGGTATAGAAAATAAAGAAATCGATAGTTTGGATAGTAAAGACAAATTAAGTAagcaaataacaacaaaatcgATGATCCCGACTGCTGTCAAATTTTTGCATAACGAATCGACAAATCCCTTCGAAGATATGAATAACATACTACAGGGTATTGATAGATTAAGACAAATCAAAGAACAAAGTAGACATATATTCGAAACCAAGTTAACAGGTAGCCAGCTTAACATTTCAATGGCGGTAAAACGTCATCATTTAAACGAAACAGGGCacagtaaaatcaaaaaaagtagACGTTCGACAAGCATTGCGAAAGAATACATAAACATATTGCGCTCAGACCCACCAGAATGTACAGAGAAAGAAATATTAAACGCAATGAAATACAGACCAGCTCTTTTACATTCGACTGATAGTGTCATGCGCATGCCCAAGTCGGGGCGCTTCTTAGTATCATGTATAGATCATTCTTTATCTTTATTTGATGAAACATGGACTGGACTAATCGTTGGAGGGAAATCCATACAACAAGCGTTTGGTGATTGGTTTTACGAACGAGGAAGTAAGGAAAAATACAATTTGGTAGATTGTCCATACCCTTGCAATCCTTCGTGTCCTTAG